TCCCATGTGTCCTAGTTTTGTAAgtctcttttcctcctgtttaCATGGAAGATGTTCACCACCTCCATCTTTTACCTGAttgtgggaaggaaaacaaaaagagctCAACAACAGTTCTGTTTACTATGCATACTATAGCAGCCAAGCTGTTTTCCTAAATACAACATTTCTTGTCAGTTTTCCCCATCttcacagcattaaaaaaaattaaaaactgcttaGCCAGCCTTGCTTCTTGATATCACAAAAATTGTCTATTGTTCCACAGCCATGCTACATATGACATCAACCCCCACCCAAAGTCTGAAAAGCTACCATCCATTTAACTCTGTGTTGTACAGACTCGGCAGCCCGTCATACAAGGCAAATTACAGATTTTGGTAGCCAAACGTAAATGTAGATAACCTAGTATTTGGTACTGATTCATGgcacggggcaggggggaggaggaaataaataaaaatcacactaCAAATTGGTATCCTTCTTCTGATACCACCGGAAATCCTTTTCATATAGTCTCTCtccctttcattttcagattttagtTTTGCAACTAAAAGATATCccttcttttgctttgtctAGAGAACAAGCTTTGCTGGacaaaaagaaactattttgcAGCATCATGTGGAGTTTAATTCCCACGACTACTGCAGTGCTCAGACAGGTgaagtctcttctcccaagtgcCTTCATGTTTCCAAGTCATTTCCaaaccagctctgctttccccatATTGCCTTTTATTAAGATTTAACCAGGGATTAGCTCTGCAAAAGAAATACCATGAAAACCTTTCCTAAActtaagaaaaagtatttttaaagttatcaGAGTCCATGACCACTGATTAGCCCACAGACACTCTGTATTAACTCATAAGCCAAGAAAACTGGTGTGGATGCTACAGTATCCGTAACCGTGTGTCTGTTTCTAAACTACAGAGAATGTCTGATGATACAACCAGttctccatttcttccttttactttGTGCTAAAACTATGCTCAGATAATAAACAATTTTTCAAATCTTAATAAAATGAACTGTCTCTGGGTATTTGCCACTTCAGGAATTAGAGTTGGTGCTTTTCCGCTGATGATGCACCAAGTATTCAGAATAacatcaggaaaggaaggaagcttTTGCATGAAGTTTTCCCCACAAGCCTCAGTGCTGACACATTAATCACACTCTTACCAACAACTGCAAGCAGACACACCACTAGAGCAAGTCTTGTGTGGCAGCAACCTCAGAGTAGGCACGGAATCAAGCACTAAGATGTGTTCTGCTTTTGGCTTTTCCTCAAATCAGTCTTGACAGGATTACAAATGGAGGCgtttaaagatatttaaattaGACCTTCGGCACTTCAAGATTAGCGTCCTAACCTCTCTTATGAAAATTAAGGATAGAGATTACTTGGAAACTTCAGGGACAAACTGCAGAAagttaagatatttttaatcttgAGTAGAAAGTATTATGAAAGTGGCAAATCAGACTTAGGAATTTTATTGCTAGATGATTATAAAACTCTTATTACTGAATGAAACAGGCAGAATAAAATAGTCCAATAATGCAACAGGTAAAAAGCACAAACCATAACGTAACGAGGTGGAAAAGAGGAGACTGAACCCCAGTCTGCAtattactggggaaaaaaaaaacatattgcTTTTCCAGTCAAAGATCACAGCCATTAACAATGGCTGATCACGAAACAATCCAGAAGGTTATTTAGAAAAACCCCTAAGACACTTCCTCAGCCGCATAAGGAAAAGTCTCTGCATAGTAAGACATCAATATCAATAGTTAAAGATGTTAAATGTCTTTGTCCTCTATCACATCTGCGCTCCCATAGTAGTCCCAATCTCTTCTAACAACTCTATGAGACATCTCTGGCAATCTCCTACATCTTTGCAAAAGGTTGGCCAACCGTCTTTCTGCCTCTGAAGAAGCAGAAGTGGTAATTTTGGTGAAAAACAAACTAAGAGCAATGtgatgttaaaaagaaagactgTGTAAGCACTTAGGAGGTTGTATAATCACAATCGGTCACGTTCAAGACCCAGGGTCAAAACCAGTCAGTGCTACTGATACGTAAGAgagtaatgaaaacatcactTTTATCTATTAAAAAAGGTAGCCTTTAGGCAATAATAGAACACTTCATAAAGAATTTGTGCTGAGTTTGAAAACCACAAAGCTGATGCTGGTATGCCTCCTACAGAGAAACACACTCACCCGCACAGGTGAATCTCTGGACTCGACATAAACATCTTTTAACAAGGTGAGGAGCCTATCGTCCTTTCTGTGAATTTCTTCTTGTATCTCTGGGTGGTCTaaaggcaaagggaagaaggagggaaggaaaaaaaaaagataaaagaaagatcCGAGtcaaattgtttcctttttgttaagTTCTGCCAGCTTATTCATTTCCCCGGGGGAACAGCACAGCTCCCCAGATGCACGGCGCTTCTCGGGAAGGTTTCATTTACCCACCGGCTTTAGCGGTAGTAACACCGCCTCACACGGAGGCGCCGCGGTACCCGTTAACGCCAACGGTGGAAAGCACCCGCTTGCGGCGGCCCGCGGAGCAGACCGGCTACTGCCGCCTCTGTGCGGGGACCCACTCCGGCCTGGTCCAAGAGACACGGCCTCAGGACCCCGCCGGCCGCTGCCCCAGCCGCCCCTAGCAACCGTCCCTAGCAACCGCCGCCGCTGCCTACGTCTCCCAGCATGCCCCGCGCGCCCAGCCACCCCGCTCTCAATGTCACCCCGGGGAACGCCACCGCCCCGCGCCCCCAGCACCTCGCCCGCGCAGCCCCCCCACTCCAGCACCCGGTCTCCCACTCCTGTGGCTCCGGTAGCGCCGCGGCTCCGCGCTGAGCCCGCAGACGCCGGGCCCACAGACGCCGCCCCCCGCCGGCAGCCCCCTCGGCGTCGCCTCGCGGCCTGGCGAGGCCGGCACCCACCAGCCAGCTCGTCTTGCCGAGAAGTGGGGTGTCGCGGCGCGGGCGTGGGCTTCTCCTTGCTGATCTCGCGGCGGGCCCGGCTCTCCACGTTGAAAGTCCGGAACACGCGGGCCAGCCGCCCGCCCATCGCCGCCGCCAACACCACCACGGCCGCCACCACCCGCGCCGCGCATGCGCGGACCGGCGGCGCATGCGCACAGGCCTGGCCGCGGGGAAAGGGACCGCGGTGCTGTGCGATAGCGGGCGGCGGCCActgcagcgggggggggggggggaaacaacaacaaacaaaacaaccaccgggggaaaaaaaaaagaaaaaaaaaaacaaagaaaagaagaagcGAAAAGCACAGACGAGACGAGtcccttttttatttcacagtgcCCGGGCGGTGTTCTCGTTCTCGGCGCTGCCTCGGACGCCAGCCCGCCCCAGGGCGCACCCCGCTCGCCGCGGCGGTGAGGGGCGGCGCTTTGGTCTTGCCGCGGCGGTGAGGGGCGGCGGCTTGGTCTTGCCGCGGCTTTTCTAAACGCCTGCGTGACCGGAGCCCCCGGTGAGCGTCCCTCCGCTCCGGTGGGAGCCAGGGCCGGGCGAGTCCCGTCGGGGAACGGCCTCAAGGCGGCGGGCTGGCCCTGGGTTCCCCGTTCAGCCGTAATTGCCGGCTGTCGGGAGGCCCCCCCCATACGTCATGTCGTAACTGTCGCCTCTTGATTTGTCAGGGAGTTACACGCCGTGGGCTTTGGTGAGGCGACGGAGAGGAGTTCGGGCAGCGGCGCTCTGGGTCGGGCAGGTGCCGGAGGCGCTGCAGTGCTGCGGTTCGGCCCGTCGCAGCACCCAGGGGGCCCGTAGCAAGAACGAGAGGGCCTCTCGGTTTGTAAAACGTTATTCGTGTctttcccccgccccccccttccaCATTTTAGCCTCCAAACGTAGTGTGTCACCGTGTGACATCGCGTGCCCTGCTGACTCCTCCTCTGCAGGAGGTTATCTCACGCTTCTGTTCCAGCAGCCATTAACGAGGATGCCAATGTGAAGCGTCTCACCctgtttttttcatcttaacaAGTTGTTACTTGGATAATGGTAACATGGAAGTGTTGAGGGATGTTGTGTCTCTTACTCTCATTAACGTGTATAGCATTTCTTTAGAGGCACCTCATTGGTTTATTCAgtgacagaaaattaattttataaccAGATATCATCTAGAACACCTATTCCACATGAAAATCTGGACAACAGTTCCCCAGTACCGTTCAGAATTTGTGAGCTATGCAGCCTTCTCAGGGTGCAGTCCCTCTCTTTCAGCCCAACTGAATAATTTTTGTTCTGACTTGTGCAAAAATTGCTGAACTGCAAGAAAGAGTGGTGAGAAAGTACTTAGTCTGGAGCCACGCAAAATAAGAAAGGTGAAATTGTAGACAGAGGTGAAGTTGTTGAGATGGAATCAGCAGTTTAAACATTCAAGAAGAAAACCATAAGCATGAAAAGATACAATAAAATCCTCtgaggggaaggcaggcagagaaaGCAACACTAAGGACTATTAACTTGTTGCAAGAAGCAATAGAGCCTGATGCTCCCCCACGATTGTGGGGTCAACCAAGACTCATAGTGTGTCTTCCCAAAGGAGGTTATTAGTGGCTCATTAATTCCAGCTGCTATGTGAATTAGCCAATAAGTAATTGCTTAATGTTTTTAAGTTGTCTATGTGCTGTTTGCAGACTCTACTAATGCATGGTAATAATTGCCTGAATGAAGTTACTTGGAATGGGAGTGTTAATGAAGGACAAAGACAAGACCCAGCTTCTTGCTGTGTtcttttttagaaagaaaacacgTATTTTCTGCCCTTGCATCCATCTAGTCATGCTTATTACTGTGGGCATGCAAAACTTGGGTTTTCAGAACTTGGTCTTCTACTAGTAGCATTATTTAGTAATAACAATGATGATGTGAGGGTTAGTAACCCTACAGCCTACTTGAATACAGCATAAGGAATGACAGTGTTTTCCTTAGGTGGAAGCCAAAAGATAAGGTGGATGAGGAAAGCCAAATAGATTTACAAACCCAATGGAGACAAGGTAGCATAAGCATGATCTGTGCTGGATCTCTGCTCTCTTGGGGAATCCTGGAGGTGCAGTTTCTCCACTTCTTCTTTTTAAGACTCTCACTGTCTGAAGGAGAAGGATAGAGAAACATGTCTTTAATTTATGTTCTCTGGTAATAAACTTACTGACCCTATCTTATTTTAGGCACTGCATGTGTAGTGATACTAAGAAGAAAAGTGATATTAGTGATAATAGGAGCATGGATGCTGTTAAAGCTGCTGGACTCAGACtggtttaaaaatatcagtagTCAATTACTTGCTGACTTAACCTATGTTCCTGAGTACAAGATTTGATACTTTTGTAAGTAGTTAGCCTATCCAGTGCAGCTGTAATGGTAAAATTCACATGGATGCCTTTGGTGATAGTAGACCTTCGATGTGTACTTTAGCATTTCTCTGAGACATATTCTTATGAATCTGTTTGTGGATGCAAGCCATTGTGTCAGCTTTGGAAATAAAGATTCTCTCCTTCAAAAGCTAAGAACTGCTGGCATCTGGGATCCAGCTCAGCTCAGACATGACTTCTGTCTCTGTAAAGCCTGAATGTGACTAACACTGCTGTAATATTTACTGACAGCAAAATAAAGTCACCAGAAGGCAGTTAAAAACagtgatgtcatgctctgccTGTCACTTCCTATCACTGAGGATGGCACAAAGCTGTTCTTTTTATGTATAAGGAAGCATCAGAAGTACaagatttttattctgaagaatCTTTCTTAGACTGTAGCAAGCAGAAGAACTGAGATTAAAAACcctttttaatataatttgatGTTTTACCAATGTGACCATGTTGATAATAAATATCAGTAATCAAGagcttggatatttttttccatataaataTCTGCAAGTGTGATTATTAAAAAGTGAATGCATAGTTCCTCAAAGCATAAAAACTGTGTGTATTTAGCTTATACGGTGTTACAAATAGGATGCACTTTTCTTGAAACAGGAGCCTGATTTTTCCAGGGAAcgtaaaaagaacaaaagaaataatcagtTCTCAAGTATCTCTTTAACAAAACAGCCCATCAGAAGAACACTGACTATCCAACTGAGTTCATACCAGCAGCCTGTTCTCAAACAcatcagagaaaaatactgtcaCTTGCGCAATATACATGTGCCGTAGGCTGCCACACTGGATCTCCTTTTAATCCTTTCACACTGCTAAGAGAGAAATTTCTAAAACTACTGTGcacctggaaaataaaaagtacatttatGGCCATTCATTGaatcttttgtttcagtttttcatcccagttttgattttatgttgtgtgttcttcagttttcattctcAGCTAGTTCTGTAGCTGAATGGaaaatcaaaaattaattttggtagTTAACTAGCGTCAAAAGTCTGATTGATCTTTTGAAAATTCCCTTTAGAGATGGGAGAATAGGAATGTCTGCCATTAACTTGTTTTGCTGTGAGGTGCTACTAAGgtttttctgctgtctttaCTATTCAGAAAAGTAGGAATCGGAGTAGTAGTCCAGATGGGCAGGTAATCTCAGTGAAATAAGAGGGGGTTTTTAGTAACGGGTGCCCAACTTGAGAATTTTTGAGAGGAGGCAGGTGAGGTTTGCCACGTGATTTATGATTTATAGTCTGGGAATGACCCAGAGGTCGACAGCAGAGGAAGATTAGAAGTGCCCTTATACAACAGCGGCATAGTTTTATGTTTGATTCTGTCACTGacactgtttttctcttcttataTTTTTGTTCATAATTTATGGCAGTCTAAAGGGATACTCTAGCAAATTCATGTATAATTAGGATTCAGGGAATTGAGTCCTCTGTCCTGATTACTGTTTCCCAGTAAATACAATGAGAGCATTGATCCATTTGTTCCTTATCTCATCAGCATTAGGCAGAACCAGAGAACATAGCATTAGCAAGAATTGATTATGAGCCAAGCAAAAATGACTGTCCTGCAACTTTGTAAAGATGAACTCAAGAAAGATGGACATTTAGATCACTGTTGCCTTGCAGTGATTTCTGGTTGTTCTGTTACTTAATTCAGTTTGTTTCAGTGTTATTGGCTTCAACTGATCCATCTTTTGCTGGCTCTGAAGTATCTACAAACACATGGAAGACTTTTGCTTAATTCCAGGCTGTGATCAGTGTTACCGAACACTTGCATCTTTTCAAGGCTAGGTGGCTGCAGTGCTTTATTTAAAGGAGGTTTTGTCAAGTCCTTACGTGGATGAAGTTTATGGAGAATGCAGCAAGCTCATGTGTACAGGTTCACACACCAGCCCAGACAGGTCACTAGCTCCTGGTCAGATAACATTCATTTCAGAGACATTGCATTTAAATCCTTCTGATGATTGACTGTGGCTTGGTATACCTGATGTCATCTTCCTCAGGTTTCCTACCTGATTTTTATATCTCAATGAGCAGGTTACTTTGACTTGGAATTGGAAATGCACGGTAGGAGCCAGCATATTTGAGAATGAGGCAGCCTGGTACtggaattaattaattataGCAATTAcatgtgcatttttatttttactcataGGGTTCAGTTCCCAATGCTCTTTTCTCAGTGGCAGTACTAGTTGAGAGAACCGACACTGTGATTCTTTCCTGTAGCCCTGGCTTGTTTATCCCTCTTCCACAGCAAGGGTGTAGGAACTCTTCAAGCGAACAACGTCAGCTAGCTGGTCtgatttaataaagaaaagaagtccTGTAATGTTTCTAAGCTGTATCGGTTACTGATGGTTTGCCTGGTCCCACAAAAAGCCACCAAAAAcacaagaagagaaacaaaaggcagATGACAGGAGAAGTATGAATACCTTGAACTGGTATTGCTGCcaggttggttggttggtttgtgaGAGGTTGCACTTTGCACCCAGATTGTTTCACTCCAGCAGTCACAGAAACGACTTGTACTGGCTCCAGTGAGGAAGAGGTGACCCAGCGGTGAGAAGAAGCTGGGTGGAATGGAGAGGCGGCTCATCTTGGGCTTTGCTGACACACCAGAATCACCCAAGCAAACACCATCCCTTTGGCCCTGAAAAAAGTGTGAGTGAACGTTTATCCACTTGAAAGGTAAGAATTGTGTTAGCTGCATATTGATAAATGCAGTGACCACAACCATTTTGCTGGATTAACTACATATAAATTGATGTAACTTTAGACCTTTCTACCTATTCACTGGGGGTCATTGTTATTCAACTTGCTGAGCAAGCCCAGATAATTCCTTATTCTCCAGTAAGGTTTTCCATACCCAGCAGAGACCTCCCATGAAGAATTGCTCTCAAAGAGAACAGTCATTTTATTTAGGTGCTTTGATATCATAAAACTTACTCTGGTGGAGTTTTTTTGGtcgtgggttttggggttggttggttggttggttggggtttttttgcctggttggggtttttttgcctgagGCATCCCATCCACATAGTGAGTTGATTTGGCTTCGTAGTATATCAAATAATACtgtcttctgtttgcatttgtgTCTGTTGTAAATCAGTATCTACAGAACAATTTCAGTGAATActgattctgcttttaaaagtgtTGATTGAATTTCAGGGATTAATTTActctcagaaaaatacaaataaagatgTCCAAAGatcaaagcatttctttgtaaACAGAAGGTTTAGTACAACTTCCACCAGTTCCAGGGAGTTTACCCTGCACTTTACTGTCAGGAGAGGAGACCAAAGTGTAAATTATGTGAGTGAATGACGAGTAAGCCTGACCTAAGGGACCGAGATGACTGATTGGGTGACCTCCCTAACCAAGACGACTAAGACATCTTCTTTCCAGGGCAGCAAAAAAGGGATGCATGAGGAAATCCCTGCTTTCTACAGTATTTGTTATTTGATGATCTGAAACTTTACTTACATTCTGCTTGGCAAATAAAAGTGCACATTCTGacagctgaaaaacatgaaGTCTGTGATTTCTGAATTGCAGCACCACCTGAGTGTAGCTTGGAAATATGTATTCTTAGTCTGATTTGTATGAAACATACTGATAAAGATGCTTAACTTATATCTCTCTAATATCTTTTATCACAAAAAAATGAGTGATCCTGAGGTCTGATGTGGGCACAGTGTGTATTAAAGGCAcaaggagggaaagaggaacttttatttttaatctatgaTTATTCCACAAAACTGGACAAGCTATAGACCAAAGCAGGCTGTGAACAACTTAGTTGTTCAACTCAGGTCTGATAAGACCTAGGATGATTTTGCCCTAAGAAGGATTACACTCCCTTACCTATTCAAAGATTTCTCTAAAGAAGCTGCCTTAAAGTGGTAAGAGTTCCATTGCAgtgtgtttgggatttttatttagctttatCAGTTATTTTGAGATTTTCCAATTTAAATCATGTCATGCTGAAATCTCTTTCATGTCTGACTGAATGCTTCCCTGAAAACAGGGAAGAAGGAATCCAATCAATCCTTCCATACTGGGAGCCTCGATTTAAGATAGTGACCCACTTCCACCTGCATATCGAAGCATACTATgtcctattttatttattctaacaCTGCCATCCACAATGCTAAAAGCAACATACAAAAATGGAGTCCCTCTACTTATTGCTCCTAAGAGGGATTTCTCAAACAAATCTTTAAAGAGAATTCTCAGTATGATGTGTAATCTTCGGTAAAGGTCTGATTTAATGTCCAAATTTAGAAATAGTTTTTTTAGTATGAATACTTGTATCTGGCGAATTATATGAAATTCTATTACATTCTTACGATCTAAGGGAGACTGAAAGTTTTTTGGGAAAagagagttttatttttgtttttgtaagcATAGGCTATAAAAACCAAGAGGACTAAAAATGTTTGGTGTCCTGCAATCTGCCGTACTGCAAAGAATGGCCATGGGAGCACAGCTGCAATTTAGGGAGAGCTGACTCTAGGCAGTATCAGTAGCCATGATTTTACTGCACTGCCACTGCAGTAGCAATCTGATAGTACAGAAGATAGCTAATATTCTGAATCCATTCACCAGCTATCTGCTGGAATAGTCAttgtctgtttctttcatgaaatATAACAGATAGAAATATATAACCTATATGTGCTGGTATGATGCTATTCTACtgtaatgtaatatttttcccctccccaaaagatatttgtattttctctatatgtttttaatttgtgatcatgcataaatatttatacgGGTGTGATGCATTTTGTATACAGAACTTTCTAACTTAGTTCTATTATCTGTGACTTGTATCATGGGATTGAATTTCCATGCTTCTATAAGTAGTTGCAGAACCAGTTTTATTGATTCCATTTACACTTTAATTGCAGCCTTCTACAATTTGCAAATTGTGTATTTGCAAGCACAGTTTACGTGAAAAATTACCTATTGGAAACCAAATTTTGTGCAGAAGAGGGAAGCCAAAGTAGCCTTAGTGAACACTTCTAAAaccattttatatatatgagTAAGATAAGGCTTCAGAAGCTGGAGAAGTTATAGCACAGTTCAATGGCTCAGTGGCTTAATCAGTGTTATACTGGGTAAGTAACATTTGAGCCCCTGTCCTGTACCTGTATTTTTCTAGATCTACAGTGGCTAAAAATCTGCTCTGCACACACAAAATACGTTTTGCAAAGCTTCAAGGAATACCATACCGAGATTACACATCTTTCCTGGCTGTTTCCACAAGCCATTTCTGCCAATTTTGAGTACTCTCCTTTCCAAGAAGCCAACGCATCTACACTGATGGTAGAAGAGGCTTCTATTAGGGGAAACTACCAgactgcaaagcaaagaaaatgcgACCATAGGGTTACTACCTACAACCTTTAAGTAAAAGCCTTGAAGTAAAGCAGAATGTGTAACATTTTATTGCCAAAAGATAAACTACAGAGCATGAtttgagaaatacattttattaatgtAGCATTTAGTCCAAGAAACAAATGACAAACCATtatctaacttttttttctaagagaTGCAGTCACCAATGGAGTTAAAATAGTCAACTCTTGATGATTCAAAcccaaacttttttaaaaatttctgattgcgttcattttttttccatattttaaatagtAGCTTTTTAGGGGCTGACCTTAAAACATATCAAACATATAAagtcccattgacttcagtaacATTTATGCAGAACAGGATAAATAGGAATGAAAATAACAGGGCAGAATCCGAGGCTCTAGACAAAAATCTACATTTGAAATGGATCAAAAATTCTCAGGCTTGGGGTGTGATCCAGTGAGGGTTAGGGAGGAAATTCCTGAGGGAAGATTTTCATAACTATCTACTGTTATCTACTGCATgcattttgtttgttggtttgttctACATCTTACTCTGAAATACCTTGTGGAAGCCATTATTACAGACACTGTTTTAGACAACAGGTATTCATATTCCTGATCAGGGGAAAATAAACTGATTCTCTACTTGCTTCATTTACCATAAAAGATGATGTTTTATTTGATTTAGGAATAAACCGGTATGGATTATTGCAACACATTGCAGAAAAATGGCCTGTTGTAACAGGAGTAATGTCCACTACAAAGGATTTGGTCTACACCTAATGCAGTAGTACCCATTAATGTATGTAAAGAATATCTGGGGTTGGATTAGTTCTCAGAGGAGGATATAGTTAAGACAAATAATGCTGTATTGCTTTAGTTAATTTTGCATTATTCCTAAATAGTATACTTTATGTACagtaatacagaaaattaattacacaCTTAATACAGGTCTTCTGagtgttttcagtttcatttgtaGGTATCACCATTTCCCTGAGGGCTTACATACACAGATTGTGCGGGTAGGTGACGCATtggagaaacaagaaaatgtttcagtgatACCAACACATGACTACTAGTATTGGAGTTCAACTGGAAATCATTACTGAAGTTAGAGAGCCATTTTGTGTGTCTCTTCTTTCCACAGCATCAAAAATCTGGGGGCAGCATGTAGGACACAGATGAATTTTGAACAATCACATTTATTAATTATATATAGAGAAAGAGTGTCTAAATTGGTAAGTGGCAGGTTGCTCTGGGGGGCTACTAAAATAGACCATTAAAGAGGTCCTGAGATATTTAAAGAAGTACTACCTCTATGTACTAAAGGTTCATTTTTAGATTGTATAATAAGGATATAATTAAGCTTCAGAGCTCCAGCATTATAACGCAGATGTAATGAGACTCCTTGAAGGCAGAGTTCTTTCTTTATGTAAGATGTCTTTGGGATTAAGATGAAGCTACCACACATTCCTGTATACATAATATAATGCAAAACCAGTGTTCTCAAGCAAGTTCAGGAACTCTGGAGGGATTAACTTTTTGTCTAGAAAATTAATGCTGAAAATAGTCAAGATTTCTTTAGTTCATAAACAGTTTGTCAGGATTACTCATGTTTTTCTAATATGGATTAAGAAATTTAATTCTTCGCAGAAGGCTATAATGCAGAGCGATAACAAATGATAAATTTCACATGCACAAAACTGCTAGAACCTGTTTTGGGTAAGTTTACAAAAATCCCTCTGAGCACTTTTCTGTGGGACCAGGCCTCAGCACCTAACTGCTGCCTTGAGATGAGGTTCTCTGCTCTACCTGTAAGTAGCAAGACTCTCAGCCTGTGGATGACGGAGACTTAAATAACTCCATACACTGAGTTACTCCAGGGGAAATGTCTGAATTACGGCAGCCAAGCTTCTCTTGCCAGAAATACTGCCAGACTATTCTACAGTTGGTGACGTGGCCCAGCTTCACCCTGGCGTAAAATCTCTTATAAGACTGTAGAAAAGATCCCTGCAGGGTATGTCTTTTTGCGGCATGGCGAAATTCACCTCCCACCCTACCGAGAACTGAGATTTTTAGATTTCTGCAAGCTGTTCCTGCACTCTTACCCTTTGTTCAGACATCAGAGGGAGCATGAGAAGttatttgttgttctttaaTGTGTTTGGAAAATGTGGGTGATCTTGTAATGGTTGATTGCTATGATgatgcagtattttcttctttttcttacgCCCCTGTGGATGTACCATACTCGTCTTTGAGGACagggcagaaaagcagagctgcagtctGTTCACACAGGAGACAGAAGAACATCAGTCTCAGAATCtattccctctctctcttccagTGCTGAAATGTGGTGTACCAGTGATTTCCACTAGCAGACTGCAGCATACTCTGCATGGATATTTTCATAACATGAACTTTTTACAGTTGCAGGTATCTGTAAGAAAGccagatatatttttctctttttaatgaacAGATGATGTTGAccattgttggtttttttctattgtttcaCAGGTATTTCAGGCTCTTCCATCATTTCATAATAAAGGTTAGAAAATGGAGTGGAAAGTAACactgcacttttaaaaacagtagtTACACCTCTTGCTAAAAGTAAATCTTTTTGTTCAgatgtgttttctctttatgACGCATAAATGAataaggtgggttttttgtagTGCAAAGTATAAATTGAAAATAGTGAAAGACTAAAGGGTAGTAAGCAAATGTGTAAGTAAAAGCtattataaaaaatacaaaaaaactaTGAAAGTGTGTTCCTTGTTTCCTAATAATAGCTAAACTTTGAAAGCTTTAAACTTTAATACTATTTACAACTTagcattttaataatgaattaCTTGTGTTTGCCAGAGAGGATCGTAACTTATGTTCTCTTTATTGTTCCTGTAGACT
The DNA window shown above is from Grus americana isolate bGruAme1 chromosome 3, bGruAme1.mat, whole genome shotgun sequence and carries:
- the NDUFAF4 gene encoding NADH dehydrogenase [ubiquinone] 1 alpha subcomplex assembly factor 4 — translated: MGGRLARVFRTFNVESRARREISKEKPTPAPRHPTSRQDELADHPEIQEEIHRKDDRLLTLLKDVYVESRDSPVRVKDGGGEHLPCKQEEKRLTKLGHMGDLDVQKVPKGKISIVEALTVLNNHKLHPQIWTAEKIAVEYSLELKEVNSLLEFFIPFAVQEFPKETKKAIKPT